The Musa acuminata AAA Group cultivar baxijiao chromosome BXJ1-3, Cavendish_Baxijiao_AAA, whole genome shotgun sequence genome window below encodes:
- the LOC135636928 gene encoding cation/H(+) antiporter 15-like has product MATTAGAGRSTDDNLLSASYSGAKSIYCCRAMLTTSAGVWLGDNPFRFSLTLLLYQLITIFGACSLTHVVLSRLGQPLAISQILAGVLLGPSFLGRNLWFAGRFFARQSFEQLNTIYILSLVIFYFVVGVKADLSMIHKAGKKAVVIAVLGTLLPYVSVFLMATALKHKMPPRLTETPVLLILSDGWCLTSYPVVSAVLSELNLLTSKLGRLALSAALIADIIHLFAEACFGTFLLSGKEGNAMKGLSGLLSFLGLVGIIMYVMRPLVLWIIRRTPDGALLSEASFVSVLLMALACGLMSQIIGFDFLAGPFFFGLVLPGGAPLGTTLVERVDRFVKGVLLPVCLAVGGMRMNLASLADATQWAWFEMFVVLCVVSKFVGVVLPCICSNMPHRDALSLGLMMTSKGIYEVETAVRWKETEMVDDQLYTTLILSIVIFGGGTAPLVKYLYRPEDRYVAYKRRTLQHAIPDDELRILACVHEQDNVVPVLALLDASGPSPNAPICVYLLHLIQLVGRADAVLHPHRRHKKSSSVPVVFTESDHIVNAFQSFEKQHRDGISIIPYICISPYSTMHDDVCSLAHDKKVTLVIVPFHKHFGVDGSTSSASSAVQAVNLNVLRYAPCSVGILVDNGLSDAGSLVHRVAVYFLGGPDDREALAYGARMAEHANVDLTVVRFLPPKEWREQGRDEIIDDRMLMQFLRDRVDGDRVVYREEVVKDGEKTMEVIRETSPHFSLLIVGRRAEKESPLTAAMSMWSEYPELGVIGDLLASTDLGSRASTLVVQQQARVMGPMARSAHSPVSTPKKKRVVPRHDVDGGR; this is encoded by the exons ATGGCAACCACTGCCGGCGCCGGGAGATCCACCGACGACAACCTCCTCAGTGCCTCGTACTCGGGAGCAAAGTCCATCTACTGCTGCCGTGCCATGTTGACCACCTCCGCCGGAGTATGGCTCGGCGACAACCCCTTCCGCTTCTCCTTGACCCTTCTCCTCTACCAGCTCATCACCATCTTCGGCGCGTGCAGCCTGACCCACGTCGTCCTCAGCCGCCTCGGCCAACCCCTCGCCATCTCTCAGATCCTG GCGGGCGTGCTGCTAGGCCCGAGCTTCCTTGGCCGAAATCTGTGGTTCGCGGGGCGATTCTTCGCCCGCCAGAGCTTCGAGCAGCTCAACACCATCTACATCTTATCCTTGGTGATCTTCTACTTCGTGGTCGGCGTGAAGGCGGACCTGAGTATGATCCACAAGGCCGGGAAGAAGGCGGTCGTAATCGCGGTGCTCGGCACCCTGCTACCCTACGTTTCCGTCTTCCTCATGGCCACTGCGTTGAAGCACAAGATGCCTCCTCGATTGACGGAGACACCCGTGCTCCTCATCCTGTCCGACGGATGGTGCCTGACGTCCTACCCCGTCGTCTCGGCCGTCCTCAGCGAGCTCAACCTCCTCACCTCCAAGCTCGGTCGCCTGGCCTTGTCGGCAGCCCTCATCGCCGACATCATCCATCTGTTTGCGGAGGCCTGTTTCGGCACCTTCCTGCTGAGCGGTAAGGAGGGAAATGCCATGAAGGGGTTATCGGGGCTGTTATCCTTCTTGGGCTTGGTGGGGATCATCATGTACGTCATGAGGCCGCTCGTGCTCTGGATCATACGGCGGACGCCGGATGGCGCACTCCTCAGCGAGGCCAGCTTCGTGTCGGTGTTGCTGATGGCGCTGGCCTGCGGGCTGATGAGCCAGATCATCGGCTTCGACTTCTTGGCGGGGCCCTTCTTCTTCGGACTGGTGCTGCCGGGGGGAGCGCCGCTGGGGACGACGCTGGTGGAGCGGGTGGACCGGTTCGTGAAGGGGGTGCTGTTGCCGGTGTGCCTGGCGGTGGGGGGGATGAGGATGAACCTGGCGTCGCTGGCGGATGCGACGCAGTGGGCGTGGTTTGAGATGTTCGTGGTGCTGTGCGTTGTGTCCAAGTTCGTGGGGGTGGTGCTGCCATGCATCTGCAGCAATATGCCTCACCGGGACGCCCTCTCACTGGGCCTCATGATGACTAGCAAAGGCATCTACGAAGTAGAAACTGCCGTCAGGTGGAAAGAAACCGAG ATGGTGGATGATCAGCTCTACACCACGCTCATCCTCTCCATCGTCATCTTCGGCGGCGGCACCGCTCCCTTGGTCAAGTACTTGTACCGCCCCGAGGATCGCTACGTGGCCTACAAGCGCCGCACTCTCCAGCACGCCATCCCCGACGACGAGCTCCGCATCCTTGCATGCGTCCACGAGCAGGACAACGTCGTCCCCGTCCTCGCCCTTCTCGATGCCTCCGGCCCCTCCCCTAACGCGCCCATCTGCGTCTACCTCCTCCACCTCATCCAGCTCGTCGGCCGTGCTGATGCCGTCCTCCACCCCCACCGGCGCCACAAGAAGTCCTCCTCCGTGCCCGTCGTCTTTACGGAGTCGGACCACATTGTCAACGCCTTCCAGTCGTTTGAGAAGCAACACCGGGATGGCATCTCGATCATCCCTTACATCTGCATCTCCCCTTACAGCACCATGCACGACGACGTCTGCTCCCTCGCCCACGACAAGAAGGTCACCCTCGTCATCGTCCCCTTCCACAAGCACTTTGGTGTTGACGGCAGCACCAGCTCCGCCAGCTCCGCTGTCCAGGCCGTCAACCTGAACGTCCTCCGTTACGCGCCCTGCTCCGTTGGCATCCTCGTCGACAATGGGCTCTCCGACGCCGGGTCCCTGGTGCACCGCGTGGCGGTCTACTTCCTGGGCGGCCCCGACGACCGGGAGGCGCTGGCCTACGGCGCGCGCATGGCGGAGCACGCAAACGTCGATCTGACGGTGGTGCGGTTCCTCCCGCCCAAGGAGTGGCGGGAGCAAGGGCGGGATGAGATAATCGACGACCGGATGCTGATGCAGTTCCTGCGAGACAGGGTGGACGGCGACCGGGTGGTGTACAGGGAGGAGGTGGTGAAGGACGGGGAGAAGACGATGGAGGTGATCCGCGAGACGAGTCCCCATTTCAGCCTGCTAATCGTGGGGCGGAGGGCGGAGAAGGAGTCGCCATTGACGGCGGCAATGTCGATGTGGAGCGAATACCCGGAGCTGGGGGTCATCGGCGACCTGCTGGCGTCGACAGACTTGGGCAGCCGAGCGTCCACGCTGGTGGTGCAGCAACAGGCGAGAGTGATGGGACCGATGGCGCGATCAGCGCATAGCCCCGTGAGCACCCCGAAGAAGAAACGGGTGGTGCCCCGACACGACGTCGACGGCGGCCGCTAA